The DNA window CTCGAGCAGCTGTCGGGCCAGACCCGCGTCGAGCACCTCGACGAGGTACTCGGCCTCGACCTCGATACCTGCCCCGTCGAACTCGACCATGAATCCAAACGGCAGCTGGGTGAATTGCCCGCGCAGTTCGGCCCGCCGGCAGGTGATTCCCGGCGGGTTGAAGCCCTGACCGTCGGCGCCGCGCGCGCCGAATGTCACCCGGGTCATCCGCTCCACCCCGTGACGACGATCGGGGTTGATCTCGCGCACGACGCGGTCGAGATTCACCCGCTGATGGGCGAAGGCGCCGACCGCGGTGTCGCGGGTCTCGGCAAGCGCCTCGCGGAATGTCTGACTGCGTTGCGGACGCAAGCGATACGCGACCGTGTTGCCGTAGTAGCCGATGACATCGGCGAGGTCGGCGGTCCTGTTGAGCACCGGTGCGGCGACTAGGAAGTCGTCGGAATGGGTGTACCGGTGGATCAGCACGCCGAACGCGGCGAGCAGCACCATGTACGGGGTGGCACCGGATTCCTTGGCCGCCGCAGTCACCCGGTCGACGGTCGCGTCGGGCAGTTGCAGCGTGGTGCGTTGCGCCCGGAAGTTCGTCGGGATCGCAGATCCGTTGGGCCCGGGAAGTTCCAGCGGCTCGGGTGGGTTGGCCATCACGGTGCGCCAGTAGTCGAGGTCATCGTCGGCGACATCGGTGACGGGCGCAGGTATCGGGGTCGGCGGGGCAAGCTGCTCACCGCTGTAGGCGCGGGTGAGGTCGGCGAAGAACACCTGCCAGCAGCCGTCGTCCCAGGCGATGTGATGCGCCACGAGCAGCATGACGTGTTCGTCGGCTCCGGTGCGAACGATCGTCAGACGCAGCGGCGCATTCGCACTCAAGTCGAACGATGCGCTGAACTCCCGCTGCGCCAGCACCTCCAGGCGCAACCGGCAGGAATTCTCGGAGAGCCCGGACAGATCGTGCGTGGACCAACCCGGCGTCAGTTCGTCATGAACGGTCGGCTGCGGCTCACCGTCGGCGTCCGCGGCGTAGGTGGTCCGCAGCAGCGCGTGGCGCGCGGCGACGGCGTTGACGCTTTCGCGCAGCCGAGCCACGTCGAGCGCCCCGGTGATGCGGTAGGACAGGCAGATGTTGAGCATCGCCCCGGTGGGGTCGGCCATCTGAACGAACCACATGCGGCGCTGCCCGTCGGACAGGCCAGTGCCCGCGGCGCCGGTCGTTGGGTCGTCGGACCGCAGCCCCTTCTCGGAGAGCCTGCGCCGCAACAGCTCCAGCCGGCGCTCGTCGAGTTGCTCTCGGATATCGGCGATGTCAGTCACGCGTCGTTTCCACCTTGTCTGATCGGGTGTCGAGTTCGGCGATGAGCTCGGCGCTGGTGATCCCGCCGAGGAGGGTGCCAAGCGGCACCGATCCGCCGGTTGCCCGCTTGAGCCGCTTGCGCAGGTCAAGGGCGAGCAGTGAATCCAAGCCGAGGTCGAGCAGCGAGCTCTGGCGGTCGATGGCCGCGGCGTCGATGCTCAGCACCGCCGCGACTTCGGCGATGACCCGGGCCGGGGCGTCGGCGTCGGGGGCGACGTCGGATGTCCTGGAATTCCTTGATGTCTTGGATGTCGCACCGGATTCGATTGCGGTCTGGCTGTCGAGGAACATGCGCAGGCGATCGGTGTCCGCGGTCATGATCAGCGGATCGGCGCCGTGGTCGCACAGACTGGCGGCGACTGCGGCACCCGGCGCCATGGGCAGCAGGCCGGACCTCTCGATCGCGGTCACACCCGCGCGGGCCGTGATTCCGCTGCCCCGACCCGGATCCGTGCGCCACAGTCCATATCGCAGCGCCACGCAGTCTTGACCCTTGACGCGAAGCTGGCCAGCCATCACATCGAGCATTCGGTTGGCGGCCGAGTACGCGGCATGACCGCGACCACCCCACACGCCGGACACCGACGAGCACACCAGGATTCGTGTGCCCGGATGCAGCGGCCACAATTCGATCATGCGCGCGAAGCCACCGATCTTGGCTGCCGCCGTATCCGCGAAGGCCTCGACGGAGACATCGTTGAAGTCTGCGAAATTCGCGGCTCCCGCCGCGTGGATCAACAGCGACGCACCGTCGCGACCGTGCTGACGCGCGACGGCCGACACTTGCTCAGCGGAACGCAGGTCGCACGGCGGGGCGACGATCTCGAGGTCTGCGGGGGCGGCGGCGCCCAGTTCTGCCACCGTTACCGCGTCGACCCCCGTGCGGCCGAGTAACACGATGCGACGGGCGCCCCGCTCGGCCAGATACCGGGCGAAGTGCAGGCCGACGGCCCCACTGCCCCCGGTGATCACAACGTTCTCGAGCAGTCCATCGTCGATCTGCGGGTCCAGTGCGGGACCATCCGACTCGATCAGTGTGCGGACGAAAACGCCGGGGCCGGATGCGGCGACGCGCACCGCTCCCTCTCCGACATTGCTCCGCGCGGCGTCGATGACGGCCATCGCGGTGGCTTCATCGATCTCCCAAGACGGCAGATCCAGATGGCGGAACTCTTGGTCAGGACGTTCGAACCCGATGCTGCGGTGCATCGCGGCCAGTGCGGCCTGCGCCGGGAGCGCCACAGGTTCATCCGGCCGCACATGTTCACCGCCGACGGTCACCAGGCACACCTCGCGGCACGCCGGTCCCCCGGCGTCGACGTAGTCGAAGAGGCCGGCGCCGAGCAGGCGGCCGATCTGCTGGACGGCCACCTCGGCGTCGGGATGGTCGAGCAGCGGGGCGACCGCGAGTACCAGATCGGCTTGCCCGGGCTCGACCAGTTCGGCAACCTCATGACACCCAAGGGCTGCGCGCAGGCGCGCGGGGAGCACGCTGTCCGGGCCAGCGA is part of the Mycolicibacterium tusciae JS617 genome and encodes:
- the mbtD gene encoding mycobactin polyketide synthase MbtD codes for the protein MPPTGLPDGRVPVVLSAHADELLARDTEAILQYLPRNPDVSAVAATLLRTRRLRRHRAVVCAANIAELADGLRAISTGTEHPSVVRSSETATAPIAFVFPGQGNQWPSMGADAYRRLPVYRAQVDACAEAFLAAGHPSPLPYLTAETEGGDWSQVEIQGAQFAHAVGLAHVWRSCGVLPGFTVGHSLGEVAAAYVAGRMALADAVAVVIARAKAVDRLQGDYRMAVLGISSGHAERLIATVPGWLEVSAVNSGSSVVVSGQRDAVIALIATAAGQGLFARELDVNYPGHTSALETLHDDLLALLPRGQFADAAVQFIGSTTGRAVPPGTDYADYWYRNLRDTVRFDQAVAAARGLGVTKFVEMSAHASLLFALEDLTDGSDQSPLIVGSGRRDEPLAETLSAGIAAAAVTDPAFRWADLVDVQSPALRGFPNAPMREVHLWAQAEPLAPVFGVTVSSEKWQQSAEFVADDAIKRIAVLELAGPDSVLPARLRAALGCHEVAELVEPGQADLVLAVAPLLDHPDAEVAVQQIGRLLGAGLFDYVDAGGPACREVCLVTVGGEHVRPDEPVALPAQAALAAMHRSIGFERPDQEFRHLDLPSWEIDEATAMAVIDAARSNVGEGAVRVAASGPGVFVRTLIESDGPALDPQIDDGLLENVVITGGSGAVGLHFARYLAERGARRIVLLGRTGVDAVTVAELGAAAPADLEIVAPPCDLRSAEQVSAVARQHGRDGASLLIHAAGAANFADFNDVSVEAFADTAAAKIGGFARMIELWPLHPGTRILVCSSVSGVWGGRGHAAYSAANRMLDVMAGQLRVKGQDCVALRYGLWRTDPGRGSGITARAGVTAIERSGLLPMAPGAAVAASLCDHGADPLIMTADTDRLRMFLDSQTAIESGATSKTSRNSRTSDVAPDADAPARVIAEVAAVLSIDAAAIDRQSSLLDLGLDSLLALDLRKRLKRATGGSVPLGTLLGGITSAELIAELDTRSDKVETTRD